Proteins encoded together in one Neisseria lactamica window:
- the rplP gene encoding 50S ribosomal protein L16, giving the protein MLQPTRLKYRKQQKGRNTGIATRGNKVSFGEFGLKAVGRGRLTARQIEAARRTMTRHIKRGGRIWIRVFPDKPITEKPIQVRMGGGKGNVEYYIAEIKPGKVLYEMDGVPEALAREAFELAAAKLPIPTTFVVRQVGQ; this is encoded by the coding sequence ATGCTGCAGCCAACTAGACTGAAATACCGCAAGCAACAAAAAGGCCGCAATACCGGCATTGCTACCCGCGGTAACAAAGTAAGTTTCGGTGAGTTCGGTTTGAAAGCCGTTGGTCGTGGCCGTTTGACTGCCCGCCAAATCGAAGCTGCTCGTCGTACAATGACCCGCCATATTAAACGTGGTGGTCGTATTTGGATTCGTGTATTCCCCGATAAACCAATTACTGAAAAACCTATCCAAGTTCGTATGGGTGGCGGTAAAGGTAACGTGGAATATTACATTGCCGAAATCAAACCAGGCAAAGTGTTGTATGAAATGGACGGTGTTCCGGAGGCTTTGGCTCGTGAGGCATTTGAATTGGCTGCCGCCAAATTGCCCATTCCTACGACCTTTGTAGTAAGACAGGTAGGTCAATAA
- the rplV gene encoding 50S ribosomal protein L22 encodes MRVNAQHKNARISAQKARLVADLIRGKDVAQALNILAFSPKKGAELIKKVLESAIANAEHNNGADIDELKVVTIFVDKGPSLKRFQARAKGRGNRIEKQTCHINVTVGN; translated from the coding sequence ATGAGAGTAAATGCACAACATAAAAATGCCCGTATCTCTGCTCAAAAGGCTCGTTTGGTAGCTGATTTGATTCGTGGTAAAGACGTTGCCCAAGCTTTGAATATTCTGGCTTTCAGTCCTAAAAAAGGTGCCGAGCTGATTAAAAAAGTATTGGAGTCGGCTATTGCTAATGCCGAGCACAATAACGGTGCCGACATTGATGAGTTGAAAGTGGTAACTATCTTTGTTGACAAAGGTCCAAGCTTGAAACGTTTCCAAGCTCGTGCCAAAGGTCGCGGTAACCGCATTGAAAAACAAACTTGTCATATCAATGTGACAGTGGGCAACTAA
- the rpmD gene encoding 50S ribosomal protein L30, whose translation MTEQKKIKVTLVKSLIGTIESHRACARGLGLRRREHTVEVSDTPENRGMINKISYLLKVES comes from the coding sequence ATGACTGAGCAAAAAAAGATTAAAGTTACATTGGTTAAGAGCCTGATTGGTACAATTGAGTCTCATCGTGCTTGTGCTCGCGGCTTGGGTTTACGTCGCCGTGAGCATACTGTGGAGGTTTCAGATACCCCTGAAAACCGTGGCATGATTAATAAAATCAGCTACTTGTTGAAAGTGGAGTCTTAA
- the rpmC gene encoding 50S ribosomal protein L29, translating to MKANELKDKSIEQLNADLLDLLKAQFGLRMQNATGQLGKPSELKRVRRDIARIKTILTEKGAK from the coding sequence ATGAAAGCAAATGAATTGAAAGACAAATCTATTGAGCAATTAAATGCAGATTTGTTGGACTTGTTGAAAGCTCAATTTGGCTTACGTATGCAAAATGCCACCGGTCAATTGGGTAAACCAAGCGAATTAAAACGTGTACGTCGCGATATTGCTCGTATTAAAACCATTTTAACTGAAAAAGGTGCTAAGTAA
- the rplN gene encoding 50S ribosomal protein L14 produces MIQMQTILDVADNSGARRVMCIKVLGGSKRRYASVGDIIKVAVKDAAPRGRVKKGDVYNAVVVRTAKGVRRPDGALIKFDNNAAVLLNNKLEPLGTRIFGPVTRELRTERFMKIVSLAPEVL; encoded by the coding sequence ATGATTCAAATGCAGACCATCTTAGATGTGGCTGATAACTCTGGTGCGCGTCGCGTAATGTGCATCAAGGTATTGGGCGGATCTAAGCGTCGCTACGCTTCTGTTGGCGATATTATTAAAGTGGCAGTTAAAGATGCAGCCCCGCGTGGCCGTGTCAAAAAAGGCGATGTATACAATGCGGTAGTTGTTCGTACTGCTAAGGGCGTGCGTCGTCCTGATGGTGCGTTAATCAAATTCGATAACAATGCCGCTGTGTTGCTGAATAATAAACTTGAACCTTTGGGTACTCGTATTTTTGGTCCGGTAACCCGTGAATTGCGTACTGAGCGATTTATGAAAATCGTTTCATTGGCGCCTGAAGTATTATAA
- the rplE gene encoding 50S ribosomal protein L5, whose product MARLREFYKEAVVPELVKQFGYKSVMEVPRIEKITLNMGVGEAVADKKVMEHAVSDLEKIAGQKPVVTVARKSIAGFKIRDNYPVGCKVTLRRDQMFEFLDRLITIALPRVRDFRGVSGKSFDGRGNYNMGVREQIIFPEIEYDKIDALRGLNITITTTAKTDEEAKALLSLFKFPFKG is encoded by the coding sequence ATGGCTCGGTTGAGAGAGTTTTATAAAGAGGCAGTTGTTCCCGAATTGGTTAAACAATTCGGCTACAAGTCAGTAATGGAAGTCCCGCGTATTGAAAAAATCACCTTGAATATGGGTGTGGGTGAAGCTGTTGCCGATAAAAAGGTTATGGAACATGCTGTTTCCGATTTAGAGAAAATTGCCGGTCAGAAGCCGGTTGTTACTGTCGCCCGTAAATCTATCGCAGGTTTTAAAATCCGTGATAACTATCCGGTTGGTTGCAAAGTAACATTGCGTCGTGATCAAATGTTTGAATTCTTAGATCGTTTGATTACTATTGCATTACCTCGCGTACGCGACTTCCGTGGTGTAAGCGGTAAATCATTTGATGGCCGTGGCAATTACAATATGGGCGTTCGTGAGCAAATTATTTTTCCGGAAATTGAATACGATAAAATTGATGCTTTGCGTGGTTTGAATATTACTATTACAACCACTGCAAAAACTGATGAAGAAGCGAAAGCTTTGTTGTCACTGTTCAAGTTTCCGTTTAAAGGATAA
- the rpsK gene encoding 30S ribosomal protein S11, with translation MAKANTASRVRKKVRKTVSEGIVHVHASFNNTIITITDRQGNALSWATSGGAGFKGSRKSTPFAAQVAAEAAGKVAQEYGVKNLEVRIKGPGPGRESSVRALNALGFKITSITDVTPLPHNGCRPPKKRRI, from the coding sequence ATGGCTAAAGCAAACACAGCTTCGCGTGTACGTAAAAAAGTACGTAAAACCGTGAGTGAGGGTATTGTGCATGTTCATGCATCTTTCAACAATACCATCATTACAATCACTGACCGTCAAGGCAATGCTTTGTCTTGGGCTACCTCTGGCGGCGCCGGTTTTAAAGGTTCTCGTAAAAGTACACCATTTGCGGCACAAGTTGCAGCAGAAGCGGCTGGTAAAGTTGCCCAAGAGTATGGCGTTAAGAATTTGGAAGTCCGCATTAAAGGTCCCGGGCCTGGTCGCGAATCTTCTGTACGTGCTTTAAACGCCCTTGGTTTCAAGATCACCAGCATTACTGACGTTACCCCGTTGCCTCATAACGGTTGCCGTCCGCCTAAAAAACGTCGTATTTAA
- the rplX gene encoding 50S ribosomal protein L24: MNKIIKGDRVVVITGKDKGKHGQVVRVLGDKVVVEGVNIVKRHQKPNPMRGIEGGIIAKEMPLDISNIAILNPETKKADRVGIKLIENEGKVKRVRFFKSNGSIIGA, translated from the coding sequence ATGAATAAAATCATTAAAGGCGATCGGGTTGTAGTAATTACCGGTAAAGACAAAGGTAAACATGGTCAGGTAGTTCGAGTGTTGGGTGATAAAGTTGTTGTTGAGGGCGTTAATATTGTAAAACGCCATCAAAAACCTAATCCAATGCGTGGTATTGAGGGTGGCATTATTGCCAAAGAAATGCCTTTGGATATTTCTAATATTGCAATCCTGAATCCGGAAACTAAGAAAGCGGACCGTGTCGGTATTAAGCTGATTGAAAATGAAGGCAAAGTTAAACGCGTTCGTTTCTTCAAATCAAATGGCTCTATCATTGGGGCATAA
- a CDS encoding DNA-directed RNA polymerase subunit alpha: protein MQNSTAEFLKPRQIDVNTFSATRAKVSMQPFERGFGHTLGNALRRILLSSMNGFAPTEVAIAGVLHEYSTVDGVQEDVVDILLNIKGIVFKLHGRSQVQLVLKKTGSGVVSAGDIELPHDVEILNPDHVICHLADNGQIEMEIKVEQGRGYQSVSGRQAVRDENRQIGAIQLDASFSPISRVSFEVEPARVEQRTDLDKLVLDIETDGSIDPEEAVRSAARILIDQMSIFANLQGTPVEEVEEKAPPIDPVLLRPVDDLELTVRSANCLKAEDIYYIGDLIQRTETELLKTPNLGRKSLNEIKEVLASKGLTLGSKLEAWPPAGLEKP from the coding sequence ATGCAGAATAGCACAGCCGAATTTTTGAAACCTCGTCAAATTGATGTAAATACTTTTTCTGCGACTCGTGCAAAAGTGTCTATGCAGCCGTTTGAGCGTGGTTTCGGGCATACTTTAGGTAATGCTTTGCGCCGTATCTTACTGTCATCCATGAATGGCTTTGCTCCTACCGAGGTCGCTATTGCCGGTGTGTTGCATGAATACTCTACTGTCGATGGTGTTCAGGAGGATGTGGTTGATATCCTCCTGAATATCAAGGGTATCGTATTTAAACTTCATGGGCGTAGCCAAGTTCAACTTGTGTTGAAGAAAACAGGTTCTGGCGTAGTGTCTGCCGGTGATATCGAATTACCGCATGATGTAGAAATTCTGAATCCTGATCATGTCATTTGTCATTTGGCTGATAATGGTCAAATTGAAATGGAAATTAAAGTAGAGCAAGGCCGTGGTTATCAATCTGTTTCAGGTCGTCAGGCAGTTCGTGACGAGAACCGTCAGATTGGTGCAATCCAGTTGGATGCGAGCTTTTCTCCTATCAGCCGCGTTAGCTTTGAAGTTGAGCCTGCGCGTGTAGAGCAGAGGACGGATCTCGATAAGTTGGTTTTGGATATTGAAACCGACGGTTCTATTGATCCTGAGGAGGCTGTACGTAGTGCGGCGCGTATTTTGATTGATCAGATGTCTATTTTTGCCAATTTACAGGGTACGCCTGTGGAGGAGGTTGAAGAAAAAGCACCTCCTATCGACCCTGTTCTTTTGCGCCCGGTAGATGATTTGGAATTAACGGTACGCTCGGCTAATTGCCTGAAAGCTGAAGACATTTATTATATCGGTGATTTGATTCAACGCACTGAAACCGAGCTTCTTAAAACTCCGAACTTGGGACGCAAGTCTCTGAATGAGATTAAAGAGGTATTGGCATCTAAAGGTTTGACACTGGGTTCTAAGTTGGAAGCTTGGCCGCCTGCAGGCTTGGAAAAACCTTAA
- the rpsN gene encoding 30S ribosomal protein S14 — MAKKALINRELKRQALAKKFAAKREAIFAVINDSNATEEERFEARLKFQSIPRNAAPVRQRRRCALTGRPRGTFRKFGLGRIKIREIAMRGEIPGVVKASW; from the coding sequence ATGGCTAAGAAAGCACTTATTAATCGTGAGCTGAAACGTCAAGCATTGGCGAAAAAGTTTGCAGCCAAACGTGAGGCAATTTTCGCCGTTATTAATGATTCGAATGCGACTGAAGAAGAACGTTTTGAAGCACGTTTGAAATTTCAATCCATTCCCCGTAATGCGGCACCTGTGCGTCAACGCCGTCGTTGTGCTTTGACAGGTCGTCCTCGCGGCACTTTCCGTAAATTTGGTTTGGGTCGTATTAAAATCCGTGAAATCGCTATGCGTGGCGAGATTCCCGGTGTTGTTAAAGCTAGCTGGTAA
- the rpsD gene encoding 30S ribosomal protein S4: protein MARYIGPKCKLARREGTDLFLKSARRSLDSKCKLDSAPGQHGAKKPRLSDYGLQLREKQKIRRIYGVLERQFRRYFAEADRRKGSTGELLLQLLESRLDNVVYRMGFGSTRAEARQLVSHKAIAVNGQVVNIPSFQVKAGDVVAVREKAKKQVRIQEALGLAIQIGLPSWVAVDADKLEGVFKNMPDRSELTGDINEQLVVEFYSK, encoded by the coding sequence ATGGCACGTTATATTGGTCCTAAATGTAAATTGGCACGTCGCGAAGGTACGGATTTGTTTTTGAAGAGTGCGCGCCGCTCTTTGGATTCCAAATGTAAATTGGATTCCGCTCCCGGTCAGCACGGTGCAAAAAAACCGCGTTTGTCGGACTACGGTTTGCAATTGCGCGAGAAACAAAAAATCCGCCGTATTTATGGTGTGTTAGAGCGTCAATTCCGCCGTTACTTTGCGGAAGCAGACCGTCGTAAAGGTTCTACCGGCGAATTGTTGTTGCAGTTGCTGGAGTCTCGTTTGGACAATGTTGTTTACCGTATGGGTTTTGGTTCTACTCGGGCTGAAGCGCGTCAATTGGTTTCTCATAAGGCTATTGCTGTAAACGGTCAGGTTGTTAATATCCCTTCTTTCCAAGTTAAAGCAGGCGATGTTGTAGCTGTTCGTGAAAAAGCTAAGAAACAAGTACGTATCCAAGAAGCATTGGGTTTGGCTATTCAAATCGGCCTGCCGAGCTGGGTGGCTGTTGATGCTGACAAATTGGAAGGCGTATTCAAAAATATGCCGGATCGCTCGGAATTGACCGGTGATATTAATGAACAGCTGGTGGTGGAATTCTACTCTAAATAA
- the rpsE gene encoding 30S ribosomal protein S5, whose protein sequence is MAKHEIEERGDGLIEKMVAVNRVTKVVKGGRIMAFSALTVVGDGDGRIGMGKGKSKEVPVAVQKAMDQARRSMIKVPLKNGTIHHEVIGRHGATKVFMQPAKEGSGVKAGGPMRLVFDAMGIHNISAKVHGSTNPYNIVRATLDGLSKLYTPADIAAKRGLTVEDILGANHD, encoded by the coding sequence ATGGCAAAACATGAAATTGAAGAACGCGGTGACGGCCTGATTGAGAAAATGGTCGCAGTTAATCGTGTGACTAAAGTAGTTAAGGGCGGCCGTATCATGGCTTTCTCTGCGCTGACAGTTGTTGGTGATGGCGATGGTCGCATCGGTATGGGCAAAGGTAAATCAAAAGAAGTGCCGGTTGCTGTTCAGAAAGCAATGGATCAGGCCAGACGTTCCATGATTAAAGTACCTTTGAAAAATGGTACTATTCATCATGAAGTTATTGGTCGTCATGGCGCTACTAAAGTATTTATGCAACCTGCCAAAGAAGGTAGCGGTGTGAAAGCAGGTGGGCCAATGCGTTTAGTATTCGATGCTATGGGCATCCATAATATCTCTGCTAAGGTTCATGGTTCTACTAATCCTTACAATATTGTACGCGCTACATTAGACGGCTTGTCTAAACTATATACCCCTGCTGATATTGCCGCTAAACGCGGTTTGACAGTAGAAGATATTTTGGGGGCTAATCATGACTGA
- the rpsQ gene encoding 30S ribosomal protein S17: MSENKNVRTLQGKVVSDKMDKTVTVLVERKVKHPLYGKIIRLSTKIHAHDENNQYGIGDVVVIAESRPLSKTKSWVVKELVEKARTV; the protein is encoded by the coding sequence ATGAGCGAAAATAAAAATGTTCGTACTTTGCAAGGCAAAGTGGTAAGCGACAAGATGGACAAAACCGTTACGGTATTGGTTGAACGTAAAGTTAAACACCCTCTGTACGGTAAAATTATCCGGTTATCCACTAAAATTCATGCCCATGATGAAAATAATCAATATGGGATTGGTGATGTAGTGGTAATTGCGGAATCTCGTCCTTTGTCAAAAACCAAGTCTTGGGTTGTAAAAGAATTGGTTGAGAAAGCACGTACTGTTTGA
- the rpsH gene encoding 30S ribosomal protein S8, with the protein MSMHDPISDMLTRIRNAQRADKVTVAMPSSKLKCAIAKVLKEEGYIEDFAVSADAKPVLEIQLKYYAGRPVIEQIKRVSRPGLRIYKASSEIPSVMNGLGVAIVSTSKGVMTDRKARSEGVGGELLCIVA; encoded by the coding sequence ATGAGTATGCATGATCCTATTTCCGATATGTTGACTCGTATTCGCAATGCGCAACGTGCTGATAAAGTAACGGTTGCTATGCCTTCCTCTAAATTAAAATGTGCAATTGCAAAAGTTCTGAAGGAAGAGGGTTATATCGAGGATTTTGCGGTTTCTGCTGATGCAAAACCGGTATTGGAAATTCAATTGAAATACTATGCAGGCCGTCCGGTAATTGAGCAAATTAAACGTGTTTCACGTCCGGGTTTGCGTATTTACAAAGCATCAAGTGAGATTCCCAGCGTAATGAATGGTTTGGGTGTCGCTATTGTTAGTACTTCTAAAGGTGTCATGACTGATCGCAAAGCTCGTTCTGAGGGTGTGGGCGGTGAGTTATTGTGCATCGTAGCCTAG
- the rpsC gene encoding 30S ribosomal protein S3, with product MGQKINPTGFRLAVTKDWASKWFAKSTDFSAVLKQDIDVRNYLRKKLANASVGRVVIERPAKSARITIHSARPGVVIGKKGEDIEVLKRDLQALMGVPVHVNIEEIRKPELDAQIIADGIAQQLEKRVQFRRAMKRAMQNAMRSGAKGIKIMTSGRLNGADIARSEWYREGRVPLHTLRANVDYATSEAHTTYGVLGLKVWVYTEGNVKASAKPEHEKKQRKAGGRNAAAN from the coding sequence ATGGGACAAAAGATTAACCCTACAGGCTTTCGCCTGGCGGTAACTAAAGACTGGGCTTCAAAATGGTTTGCTAAAAGCACCGACTTTTCTGCTGTTTTGAAACAAGATATTGATGTTCGTAACTACCTGCGTAAAAAATTGGCGAATGCTTCTGTTGGTCGCGTAGTTATTGAACGTCCTGCAAAATCTGCACGTATTACCATTCACTCTGCCCGTCCAGGCGTAGTAATTGGTAAAAAAGGTGAGGATATCGAAGTTCTGAAACGTGATTTGCAAGCCTTGATGGGTGTGCCTGTTCATGTGAATATCGAAGAAATCCGTAAACCTGAATTGGATGCGCAAATTATTGCCGATGGTATTGCCCAGCAATTGGAAAAACGCGTTCAATTTCGTCGTGCTATGAAGCGCGCAATGCAAAATGCTATGCGCTCAGGGGCAAAAGGCATCAAGATTATGACTTCAGGCCGTCTGAATGGTGCGGATATTGCCCGTAGCGAATGGTATCGTGAAGGTCGTGTACCGCTGCATACTTTACGTGCAAATGTAGATTATGCGACTAGCGAAGCCCATACTACTTATGGCGTGCTGGGTCTGAAGGTTTGGGTTTATACTGAAGGAAATGTAAAGGCTTCAGCTAAACCTGAGCATGAAAAGAAACAAAGAAAGGCAGGTGGACGTAATGCTGCAGCCAACTAG
- the rplO gene encoding 50S ribosomal protein L15 — protein sequence MFLNTIQPAEGATHAGRRVGRGIGSGLGKTGGRGHKGQKSRAGGFHKVGFEGGQMPLQRRLPKRGFKSLTATANAEVRLSELNLIAVNEIDVLVLKQAGLIPAVASNVKVIASGEISKAVTLKGVKATKGAKAAIEAAGGKVDE from the coding sequence ATGTTTTTGAATACTATTCAACCTGCTGAGGGTGCTACTCACGCTGGTCGTCGCGTAGGCCGTGGTATTGGTAGCGGTTTGGGTAAGACAGGCGGTCGTGGTCATAAAGGTCAAAAAAGCCGCGCCGGTGGTTTCCATAAAGTAGGTTTTGAAGGCGGTCAAATGCCTTTGCAACGCCGCCTGCCTAAGCGTGGTTTCAAATCTTTAACAGCTACCGCTAATGCTGAAGTTCGTTTGAGTGAGTTGAATCTGATTGCTGTAAACGAAATTGATGTCTTGGTTCTTAAACAAGCCGGTCTGATTCCTGCGGTTGCTTCTAATGTGAAAGTTATTGCTTCTGGTGAAATCTCAAAAGCAGTTACCTTGAAAGGCGTAAAAGCTACTAAAGGTGCTAAAGCTGCGATTGAAGCTGCCGGTGGCAAAGTAGACGAATAA
- the secY gene encoding preprotein translocase subunit SecY: MANQQSLSGLSKFGDLKKRLVFLLGALVVFRIGAHIPVPGVDAVALAKLYESAGGGILGMLNMFSGGSLERFSIFAIGIMPYISASIIVQLASEILPSLKALKKEGEAGRKLITKYTRYGTVLLAILQSLGVASFVFQRGIVVTSSFEFYVSTVVSLVTGTMFLMWLGEQITERGIGNGISLIITAGIASGIPSGITRLVAFVNQGTMSILMALLIVFGVLLLIYLVVYFESAQRKIPIHYAKRQFNSGLGNHNTHMPFKLNMAGVIPPIFASSIILFPSTLLGWFGSTDTNSILYKIVGLLQHGQSLYMVLFAATVIFFCYFYTALVFSPKEMAENLKKSGAFVPGIRPGEQTSRYLEKVVLHLTLFGALYITIICLIPEFLTTVLNVPFYLGGTSLLILVVVTMDFSTQINSYRLTQQYDKLMIRSEMKLLSRK, translated from the coding sequence GTGGCTAATCAACAATCTTTATCAGGATTGTCCAAATTTGGAGATCTGAAAAAACGTCTAGTGTTTCTATTGGGAGCTTTAGTCGTTTTCCGTATTGGTGCTCATATACCGGTACCTGGTGTAGATGCTGTTGCTTTAGCTAAGTTATACGAGAGCGCTGGAGGCGGCATCTTAGGAATGCTGAATATGTTTTCTGGTGGGTCGTTAGAGCGCTTTAGTATATTTGCAATAGGAATTATGCCATATATTTCGGCATCTATTATCGTGCAGCTCGCTTCGGAAATCTTACCTTCGTTGAAGGCGTTAAAGAAAGAAGGAGAAGCCGGTAGGAAGCTCATTACGAAATATACCAGGTACGGCACTGTGTTATTAGCAATATTGCAGAGTCTAGGTGTCGCGTCTTTTGTATTCCAGCGAGGGATTGTTGTAACAAGCTCATTTGAATTTTATGTTTCCACAGTAGTTTCTTTAGTGACGGGAACGATGTTTCTTATGTGGCTTGGAGAACAGATTACCGAGAGGGGTATTGGAAACGGGATTTCTTTGATTATCACGGCTGGGATTGCTTCAGGAATCCCATCGGGTATTACAAGGCTGGTTGCTTTTGTGAATCAAGGAACTATGAGTATTTTAATGGCATTGCTTATCGTATTCGGGGTTCTGTTATTAATTTACTTGGTTGTATATTTTGAAAGTGCGCAACGTAAGATTCCCATTCATTATGCAAAGCGTCAGTTTAATAGTGGATTGGGAAATCACAATACGCATATGCCTTTCAAATTGAATATGGCCGGCGTGATTCCTCCTATTTTTGCTTCCAGTATTATCCTATTTCCTTCTACTCTTTTAGGTTGGTTTGGGTCGACTGATACAAATAGTATTTTGTATAAAATAGTCGGGTTGTTACAACACGGCCAATCATTGTATATGGTTTTATTCGCGGCAACAGTTATCTTCTTTTGCTATTTTTATACAGCTTTAGTTTTTAGTCCTAAAGAAATGGCAGAGAATTTAAAGAAGAGCGGTGCTTTTGTTCCCGGAATCAGACCTGGTGAGCAAACTTCTAGATATTTAGAAAAGGTTGTATTGCACCTAACACTTTTTGGGGCTCTGTATATCACGATTATTTGTCTGATTCCGGAGTTCCTGACTACGGTTCTAAACGTACCGTTTTATTTGGGTGGCACTTCTTTGCTTATTCTAGTTGTTGTAACGATGGATTTTAGTACGCAGATAAATTCGTACAGGCTGACTCAGCAATATGATAAGCTGATGATTCGTTCGGAAATGAAATTATTGTCTCGGAAATAG
- the infA gene encoding translation initiation factor IF-1, whose product MAKEDIIQMQGEILETLPNATFKVKLENEHVVLGHISGKMRMHYIRISPGDKVTVELTPYDLTRARIVFRAR is encoded by the coding sequence ATGGCGAAAGAAGATATTATCCAAATGCAGGGTGAGATTCTTGAGACTTTACCTAATGCAACATTCAAGGTAAAACTTGAGAATGAGCATGTTGTATTGGGTCATATTTCTGGGAAAATGCGGATGCATTATATCCGTATTTCTCCAGGTGATAAGGTAACAGTTGAATTAACCCCTTATGATTTAACCCGTGCTCGAATTGTTTTCCGAGCCAGATAA
- the rpsM gene encoding 30S ribosomal protein S13 produces MARIAGVNIPNNAHIVIGIQAIYGIGAARAKLICEAANIAPTTKAKDLDEAQLDALREQVAKYEVEGDLRREVTMSIKRLIDMGCYRGFRHRRGLPCRGQRTRTNARTRKGPRKAIAGKK; encoded by the coding sequence ATGGCTCGTATTGCAGGGGTGAATATCCCTAATAACGCTCATATCGTAATTGGTATTCAGGCTATTTACGGTATCGGTGCGGCTCGTGCTAAATTAATTTGCGAGGCGGCAAATATTGCCCCTACTACTAAAGCAAAAGATTTAGACGAGGCTCAATTGGATGCTTTGCGTGAGCAGGTTGCCAAATATGAAGTTGAAGGCGATTTGCGCCGTGAAGTAACGATGAGCATCAAGCGACTGATAGATATGGGTTGCTACCGTGGTTTCCGTCATCGTCGCGGACTGCCTTGTCGTGGTCAGCGCACTCGCACAAATGCCCGTACCCGTAAGGGTCCGCGCAAAGCGATTGCCGGTAAGAAATAA
- the rpmJ gene encoding 50S ribosomal protein L36 — protein sequence MRVQPSVKKICRNCKIIRRNRVVRVICTDPRHKQRQG from the coding sequence ATGCGTGTACAGCCTTCTGTAAAGAAAATTTGCCGCAATTGCAAGATTATCCGTCGTAATCGTGTAGTTCGCGTAATTTGTACTGATCCGCGTCATAAACAACGTCAAGGTTAA
- the rplR gene encoding 50S ribosomal protein L18 — protein sequence MDKHTTRLRRARKTRARIADLKMVRLCVFRSNNHIYAQVISAEGDKVLAQASTLEAEVRSSLKSGSNVEAAAVVGKRIAEKAKAAGVEKVAFDRSGFQYHGRVKALAEAARENGLSF from the coding sequence ATGGATAAACATACAACCCGACTCCGTCGTGCACGTAAAACCCGTGCACGTATTGCGGACTTGAAAATGGTAAGATTATGTGTGTTCCGCAGCAATAATCATATTTATGCCCAAGTAATTAGTGCTGAAGGTGATAAAGTATTGGCTCAAGCCTCTACATTGGAAGCTGAAGTGCGTAGTAGCCTGAAATCAGGTAGCAACGTTGAAGCGGCAGCTGTAGTTGGTAAACGTATTGCTGAAAAAGCTAAAGCAGCGGGTGTTGAAAAAGTTGCTTTTGACCGTTCAGGTTTCCAATATCACGGTCGTGTGAAAGCTTTGGCTGAAGCTGCACGTGAAAATGGTTTAAGCTTCTAA
- the rplF gene encoding 50S ribosomal protein L6, whose translation MSRVAKKPVTVPAGVEVKFGTDALVIKGKNGELSFPLHSDVAIELNDGKLTFAAKNDSKQANAMSGTARALVDNMVKGVSEGFEKKLQLIGVGYRAQAQGKVLNLSLGFSHPIVYEMPEGVSVQTPSQTEIVLTGADKQVVGQVAAEIRAFRSPEPYKGKGVRYVGEVVVMKEAKKK comes from the coding sequence ATGTCACGCGTCGCAAAAAAACCAGTGACTGTTCCTGCTGGTGTAGAAGTAAAATTCGGAACAGATGCATTGGTAATCAAGGGTAAAAACGGCGAATTGTCTTTTCCTTTGCATTCCGATGTCGCTATCGAACTGAACGATGGTAAATTAACTTTTGCTGCAAAAAATGACAGTAAACAGGCTAATGCTATGTCTGGTACTGCTCGTGCATTGGTTGATAACATGGTTAAGGGAGTTTCTGAAGGTTTTGAGAAAAAGCTTCAATTGATTGGTGTGGGTTATCGTGCCCAGGCTCAAGGCAAAGTTTTGAACTTGTCTTTGGGTTTCTCTCATCCCATCGTATATGAAATGCCTGAGGGTGTTTCTGTTCAAACTCCCAGCCAAACAGAAATCGTTTTGACTGGTGCGGATAAACAAGTGGTTGGTCAAGTCGCTGCTGAAATTCGTGCATTCCGTTCTCCTGAGCCTTATAAAGGTAAAGGTGTTCGTTATGTAGGTGAAGTAGTAGTGATGAAAGAAGCCAAGAAAAAATAA